From the genome of Bacteroides sp.:
CCATAAAATGCCAGTGCCCGGACTCCCCCTTTGGATAGCAACGCCTGTCCGACTTTTGGCGGATCCGCTAACCAGCGGAGGGTTGGGGGAGGTCAGATGAAGCACCAACAAATTCCATATAACCCAAAACTCAAGGAATTTGCAAGATATTTGCGAAAAAATAGTACACTTGCAGAAATTCTGCTTTGGAATAAAATCAAGGGAGAAGCACTTGGCGTTGAATTTAAAAGGCAGGTTCCAATTGATGAATTTATTGTTGATTTTTTCTGTCACGAGTTTATGTTGATCATTGAAGTGGATGGTCAAAGCCACGATTTCAAATACGAATACGACCTGCAAAGGCAAAAAAAGCTGGAAGACTTGGGGTTTACCATAATTCGTTTTGCAGATCAACTGGTTAAAAAAGATATGTCAAATGTTTTAAGAGCTTTGGAAATAACCATTAGGAAACTGAAATCTCAAAAATCTGGCGTGGTGGAAATTGAAAAAACCTCCCCCCAACCCCCTCCAAAGGGGGAGTAACCCCCATC
Proteins encoded in this window:
- a CDS encoding DUF559 domain-containing protein, yielding MDSNACPTFGGSANQRRVGGGQMKHQQIPYNPKLKEFARYLRKNSTLAEILLWNKIKGEALGVEFKRQVPIDEFIVDFFCHEFMLIIEVDGQSHDFKYEYDLQRQKKLEDLGFTIIRFADQLVKKDMSNVLRALEITIRKLKSQKSGVVEIEKTSPQPPPKGE